The Felis catus isolate Fca126 chromosome X, F.catus_Fca126_mat1.0, whole genome shotgun sequence genome includes a region encoding these proteins:
- the TGIF2LX gene encoding homeobox protein TGIF2LX translates to MNMEDSEESPTEKQSLVQGTSVTLNSDTGTDKVLASLEGKRKRKGYLPTESVKILRDWLYEHRFKAYPSEAEKRMLSEQTNLSFLQVSNWFINARRRVLPEMLQQDGNDPNQITMYHQKGKSADMTHKQNTDSSIQARSGPRDPDKMQWLPLSIPVMDQPLEEKLLDPELSTGQKLTPKAQPKKKVKISTNEPVLMSSSKPVLTEEYNDFSSFQLLVDAAVQKAAELELQKKQECP, encoded by the coding sequence ATGAACATGGAAGACTCTGAAGAAAGCCCAACAGAGAAGCAAAGCCTAGTTCAAGGCACCTCAGTCACATTGAATAGTGACACTGGTACAGATAAAGTTCTTGCCTCACTAGAGGGCAAGAGGAAGCGGAAAGGGTACTTGCCAACTGAATCAGTGAAGATTCTCCGTGACTGGCTGTATGAACACCGGTTTAAGGCCTACCCTTCAGAAGCAGAGAAGCGAATGCTGTCTGAGCAGACTAATTTGTCTTTCCTACAGGTCTCAAACTGGTTTATCAATGCCCGCAGACGTGTTCTCCCAGAAATGCTTCAACAGGATGGAAACGACCCCAATCAGATCACCATGTACCACCAAAAAGGCAAGTCTGCTGATATGACCCATAAGCAGAACACAGATTCATCTATACAGGCAAGGTCAGGGCCCAGAGATCCAGACAAGATGCAGTGGCTGCCCCTGAGCATCCCTGTAATGGACCAGCCATTGGAGGAGAAGCTGCTGGATCCAGAGTTGTCTACAGGCCAGAAGCTCACCCCAAAGGCCCAGccaaaaaaaaaggtcaagattTCTACTAATGAGCCTGTGCTTATGTCATCTTCCAAACCTGTGTTAACAGAAGAGTACAATGACTTCAGCAGCTTCCAGCTGCTGGTCGATGCAGCTGTGCAAAAGGCTGCAGAACTGGAGTTACAGAAGAAGCAAGAATGTCCCTAA